From the Ilumatobacteraceae bacterium genome, the window GTACTGACGCGCCAGCCGATAGGCGACGGTGCGCCCGATCCGGAGCACAGCCGCGGCTTCCTCGACGGTGAGGAAGTCGGGTGGTGCCGGGAGTGGCTCGTGGTGCATGCAGCTGTCTCGCTCGTGATGACGAGCCCGCGAATTGAGCGCGTCATCTCACTGAAAGCACCGCCCTCGGGCTCGCCGTTACGGAAATTCGACGCGGTTGACAGCAGGCGTATGCTCGCTGCATGCCGCTGGCGATCTCGCCCGCGAGCGCTCGGTTCGTCGTCGGTCGAGATGACCGCCGGAGCGCTTCGGCTCGCTGTCAGCCGATGACAGCCCGGAGGGTGCACGACGTGACAGCAACCGTCACCAAGCGACAGGAGCCGAGCCGATGAGGGGTCACATCGCGAAGAAGGGCAACCGCTACTACGCCGTTGTGTACGAGGGGTTCGACCCGACGAACGGCAAGGAACGACACCGCTGGTACGCCGCCGGCGAGACTCGCAAGGGCGCCGAGAAGGTGTTGAACGAGATCGTCAAGCGGATGCACGACGGCGACTACCGATCGCCGGAACGCGTCACCCTCGGCGACTACCTCGCCGAACGATGGTTGCCGACGAAGAAGGCACAACTCCGGCCGTCGACGTTCGCGTCGTACCGCAACAACGTCGACATCCACATCAACCCGCGGATCGGCCACATCCTCCTGCAGAAGCTCCAACCCGAAGATCTCGACACCTTCTACGCCCAACTGCTCTTCGACGGGCGACGCAACGGCAAGGGCGGCGGCCTCGCGCCGAAGACCGTGCGGATCATCCACGGCATCATCCGCAAGGCGCTCGCCGACGCCCACCGCAAGGGCACGGTCACCCGCAACGTCGCCGACCTGGCTGACCCCCCGAAGGTGCGAGTCGGTGGATCCCGAGAGATGACGATCTGGTCAGCCGACGAGCTGCGCGAGTTCCTCGCCGGCATCGAGGGCACCGAGTGGTTCGTGCCGATCTATCTATCCGCCAACACCGGCATGCGACGCGGCGAGGTGCTCGGTCTGCCGTGGCGCAACGTCGACCTCGACGCTGCTCGCCTCGTCGTTGACCAGCAGATCCTGTCGGTCGAGTACGGCACGAGCGTCGCCGACGTGAAGACGATGAACAGTCGCCGCACGATCGACCTGGACCGGCGGACGGTCGCCGTGCTGCGATCGTGGTGCCGTCAGCAACTCGAGCAGCAGATGAGCACCGGCCGCCGCGACGAGGACGGTTTCGTGTTCACGCGCCCCGACGGCGAGCCGATCCACCCCGACTTCTTCTCGCAGTCGTGGAAACGGCTGGTACGCGAGAGCGGCGTACGGCGAATCCGCCTCCACGACCTCCGCCACACCCACGCCTCGATCCTGTTGAAGGCCAACGTCCCCGTGAAAGTCGTCAGCGAACGCCTCGGCCACAGCAGCCCAGCGTTCACGATGACCGTCTACCAACACGTCCTCCCCGGCATGCAAGCCGACGCCGCAGCCGCCTTCGGCAATGCGGTGTTTGGCGACTAGCTGTGCATGACGGGGACGTTGTCCTTGAGCGTGTCGATTGGTGTTGACCATCCGAGTGCGCCGTGTGCTCGGTGGTGATTGTAGAAGTGCACGAAGTGGTCGTACTCGACTGAGCGTTCGTCGTCGCTGTGCCAGTCGCGGATGTAGGCCCATTCCTCGAGCAGGATTCGGTGAAAGCGTTCGATCTTGCCGTTGGTCTGGGGTCGGAACGGTCGTGTCCGTTTCGGGGTGATCCCGGCAGCGAGCAGCGTGTCTCGCCACAGGTGACTCTTGTAGCAGGACCCGTTGTCGGTCAGCACTCGTTCGACGGTGATGCCGTGAGCGTTGAACCAGGTGTTCGCTCGGTGCCAGAAGGCGACGGCGGTGACGGCTTGTTCGTTGGCGTGGATCTCGGAGTAGACGAGGCGGGTGCGGTCATCGAGCGCCGAGTGCAGGAACCTGTAACCGGTAGTTGACCGTTTCGCCGTGGGGGCGTTGCCTTTGCCGTGGATTCGCCAACCGCCACCGTCGGGGATGCCAGCGAGTTTCTTGACGTCGACGTGGACCAGCTCACCGGGCCGATCGCGCTGATAGCGCACGACCGAGTCCTTGGTGGCACGATCACCGGAGTCGAGCCGGCCAAGACCCTCGGCGATGAGGATCTTCTGCACCGTGGAACTGGCCCGACCAACCTCGAACCCGATGTGGGCAGCACCCCACCGATGCTGTTGACGCAGCTCGATGATCCGCCGCCGACAATCATCAGGTGTTGCGCTCGGAGAACGGTGCGGCCGCGACGAACGATCCAACAAACCCGACGACCCTTCGGCGACGAACCGGTCCCGCCACTTCCGAACTGTCTTCGCGTCGACCTGGAACCGTTCCGCAGTGGCTTCGATCGTCCAGCCCCGATCGATCACACAGGCAATCATCTTGCGGCGACCGAGCGGTGTCAGTGACGCGTTCGGGTGTTGGGTTCTAGCGTGTCCCATCGAGCTCTCCTTGCGAGTGGTGTGCGTTGTCGAAGACACACAGCCTCGCTCGGAGGGCTCACCTATTCAGCGGACCAACAATCCCATCCCGCCAGGGACAACGTTCCCGGTCATCACAACTAGCTCACGCCGCCGGGCTGAGCTCCTCAGCGACGGAAGTGAAGTGATGGATGAAGCCCGCGCGCCGGTACTGCGTCGGATTGCCGCCCCGTCCCGCTCGGGCGCGCTCCGCAAGAAAGCCGCATCCTTCGCAGTGGTTCGCGCCACGCCACACATCCAACTCGACGAGTTCCGCTGACAGCCTCGCGTAGTCGTCAGACGCTGCCTTCTTTCGACTGAACCCTCGCTTGACCAACCACGTAGTGGTGTCGGTGTATCGCAGATTGGCCGACCCTGGGTAGGGCGTTTCATCTTGGTCGCCTGCCATGAGGATTCCGTAGTCGCCGAATCTCACTTGGTCGCTGCCACTGCGACCGGCGTCGACCTGGAGCCAAACCATCCGCTCGGCACGAGGGAATACAGCAAGATCGTTGTAGCCCATCACCTTCGATAGCTCGGCAGGAAATGAGCCAGCGACAAGCGAGACCGAGTGCCAGGACGTCAACGGGGCAAGGCGCTCAATGCATCCAAGTGCGGTGCTCGACGTCATGAACGTGCTGTTGGCGTCAACATGCTGGAGGTCCAGGACCAGGTCGACAGAGGACTTGGGAAGATCCAACTCTCGAAGCAGGACCGCAGCACCATCGTTGCCAGCGAACAGGTCCTGGTCTCGTAGGCGTATGGCCGCCCTTCCGCCAAAATGGCGAACCCACCTGGCCGCAGCCTGGCGGTATTCAGCGCTGCGCTGCCTGCTCGTGACCACGACAACGCGCAATCCGGCGTCTGCGCACCGCTGCATCGCATAGTCGAGCGGATGAGTTCTTAAATCGAAGACCCGAGGGTCCAGCTGCCGACCATCGATCATCACTTCCTCATCGGAACCCCAACAACCGAGAATGCCGTCTGCCGGATCCGTCAGACGTTTGGTGAGTATCGACTCCGGCGTCCACGTCGGTCGGGCGTTGTCGGGCCGACGTGGATTCCTTAGGTCCACGAGGGGCAGCATCAGAGTACGGCACTGAGCGGGCAGGCTAGCCAGGGCGTGAAGTTCCGCCTGCTTGTCCCCGATGATCGGTATGTACTTTAGATCCGACACGTTCACCTCTTTAGCTATTCAGCTTCTCGCGACCTTCGGCAGCCACAAGCCTCATCTTGAGCACTGCGTCGCGCACAACGGGGTGAAGACTCTTGGCGGCGAACTCGCTGATTGTGGCATCCACGGCTCGAGCGCTGCATCCACGGACAGCGTCCGCTGCGGCTGCCGCCTGGTCGGGTTCTCTAATGCGCTGCAGAACCTCGACCGCGACGCTATTTACGTGCCATCGGTTGTGTGCGTAGCCCATCTCTACAAGCGCTCCGACCGAGGTACCGAGAATTCCTGCATCATTGGTGACCAGTACAACGCGATCGAAGAAGTTGGCGACTTGGTCACAGAAGCCGAAAGGGAGCTGTGCGTCCCGGATATAGGCGCCGTATCGATCGACTACCCGCACCAAGCCCTCTCTGTCCATGTTCCACAATTGCTCAAGAGCTCCGTGCGACATTGTGGCGATGGCTCCGCGCAAAGCAGCGACCACCTCGCGCCCATCATCGACGCTCACGAGGTCCACAAGTTCCGCTAGTGCAGATGGGGCAGGCACCTCAAGGGCAAGCGCTTCTTCAAGACCGGCTGCGCGATCCTCCGGCGAGAGCCACTTGCCGGGCGAGGACACTGCTCTTTCGACAGCGACCACGAACTCATCGACGGACGCGTACCGATCTTCTATTCGCTGACGCGTCGCCTTTGCGATCACATGCCTGAATAGGCCATCGGGTGGGTCGACTTCGATTGGGACCTCTCCTGTGACCAGATTCTGCAGCAGCTTGCCCAGGCTGTAGATATCGGCCGGAGCAGTGGCGCACTTCGCACCGCGCCATGACTCAGGGGCGGCGAAGAAGTAGGTGCCGACGCCCTGAAGCGTCGATGTGAGGGCGGTCGACTTTCTCTCGGCCTCTCGCGCTAGACCAAAGTCTGAGATCGCCCACGTGTCAGTTCCGACTCTGAGCACGTTCGCAGGCTTCAGGTCGCGGTGGAAGATGCCGCGGTCGTGCGCGTATTTGACGCCAGCACAGACTTGACGTAGCACGTGGACGATCCGTTCGTCGTTCCCGACGAACCGATCGGTCTCCTCGTCCAAGCTTCCCTGTGCTAACGGCATGGCGTACCACAGCCGACCAAGTTCATCCTCTCCGTCGTCCAAGATCGACACGACGTTGGGATGAGAACAGTCAGCGATAAGCCTGAGTTCCCTCATGAATCGACGGCGGACCTCCACGTCCTCGAGCTCCCGGAGAAGCTTGATCGCGACAACCCCATGGGGTTCCGCCTCCTGGCGCTTCAGGTCGACGGCCCGGTAGACGTCCGCGAATCCGCCGTCGCCGATTGGCTCTTTGTCCAGCAGGTACCGGTCGGAAAAAAGCTGCCGTCGGGTTGCGGGCCTACCGGCGCTTCGCCTCAGCCCCGACCCGCTCCACAATGCGACCTGATCAAGGTCCCAGATCGCGCCGGCCGCGATCTCGCCGACCGGATCAGGAAACCCTGGTTGGTCTCGAACCTGCGAAAGGCGCTGTCGAGAGATCCCGAGTTCTAGAGCAACCTCGGTGGCTCCGCCTAGGCGCATTCTAATCGCCTCCAAATCATTGACATGACGTCAACATATTCGAAACGTTGACGAGGTGTCAAGGTTTTTATCGCCTAGAGCCTCCAGCAATCTTGGAGGGCAGCA encodes:
- a CDS encoding tyrosine-type recombinase/integrase; amino-acid sequence: MRGHIAKKGNRYYAVVYEGFDPTNGKERHRWYAAGETRKGAEKVLNEIVKRMHDGDYRSPERVTLGDYLAERWLPTKKAQLRPSTFASYRNNVDIHINPRIGHILLQKLQPEDLDTFYAQLLFDGRRNGKGGGLAPKTVRIIHGIIRKALADAHRKGTVTRNVADLADPPKVRVGGSREMTIWSADELREFLAGIEGTEWFVPIYLSANTGMRRGEVLGLPWRNVDLDAARLVVDQQILSVEYGTSVADVKTMNSRRTIDLDRRTVAVLRSWCRQQLEQQMSTGRRDEDGFVFTRPDGEPIHPDFFSQSWKRLVRESGVRRIRLHDLRHTHASILLKANVPVKVVSERLGHSSPAFTMTVYQHVLPGMQADAAAAFGNAVFGD
- a CDS encoding IS481 family transposase gives rise to the protein MGHARTQHPNASLTPLGRRKMIACVIDRGWTIEATAERFQVDAKTVRKWRDRFVAEGSSGLLDRSSRPHRSPSATPDDCRRRIIELRQQHRWGAAHIGFEVGRASSTVQKILIAEGLGRLDSGDRATKDSVVRYQRDRPGELVHVDVKKLAGIPDGGGWRIHGKGNAPTAKRSTTGYRFLHSALDDRTRLVYSEIHANEQAVTAVAFWHRANTWFNAHGITVERVLTDNGSCYKSHLWRDTLLAAGITPKRTRPFRPQTNGKIERFHRILLEEWAYIRDWHSDDERSVEYDHFVHFYNHHRAHGALGWSTPIDTLKDNVPVMHS
- a CDS encoding serine/threonine-protein kinase; protein product: MRLGGATEVALELGISRQRLSQVRDQPGFPDPVGEIAAGAIWDLDQVALWSGSGLRRSAGRPATRRQLFSDRYLLDKEPIGDGGFADVYRAVDLKRQEAEPHGVVAIKLLRELEDVEVRRRFMRELRLIADCSHPNVVSILDDGEDELGRLWYAMPLAQGSLDEETDRFVGNDERIVHVLRQVCAGVKYAHDRGIFHRDLKPANVLRVGTDTWAISDFGLAREAERKSTALTSTLQGVGTYFFAAPESWRGAKCATAPADIYSLGKLLQNLVTGEVPIEVDPPDGLFRHVIAKATRQRIEDRYASVDEFVVAVERAVSSPGKWLSPEDRAAGLEEALALEVPAPSALAELVDLVSVDDGREVVAALRGAIATMSHGALEQLWNMDREGLVRVVDRYGAYIRDAQLPFGFCDQVANFFDRVVLVTNDAGILGTSVGALVEMGYAHNRWHVNSVAVEVLQRIREPDQAAAAADAVRGCSARAVDATISEFAAKSLHPVVRDAVLKMRLVAAEGREKLNS